The following are encoded in a window of Spea bombifrons isolate aSpeBom1 chromosome 2, aSpeBom1.2.pri, whole genome shotgun sequence genomic DNA:
- the RAB5B gene encoding ras-related protein Rab-5B — protein MAGRGAARPNGQSQASKICQFKLVLLGESAVGKSSLVLRFVKGQFHEFQESTIGAAFLTQSVCLDDTTVKFEIWDTAGQERYHSLAPMYYRGAQAAIVVYDITNQETFARAKTWVKELQRQASPNIVIALAGNKADLTNKRMVEYEEAQAYADDNSLLFMETSAKTAMNVNDLFLAIAKKLPKNEPQNTGGASGRNRGVDLHEQSQQNKSQCCSN, from the exons ATGGCCGGGAGAGGCGCTGCTAGGCCAAACGGTCAATCACAGGCCAGTAAAATCTGCCAGTTCAAGCTGGTGCTGCTGGGTGAATCGGCTGTGGGCAAGTCCAGTCTGGTATTGCGCTTTGTGAAAGGACAGTTCCATGAGTTCCAGGAGAGCACAATCGGTG CTGCTTTTCTCACACAGTCTGTTTGCTTGGATGACACGACGGTAAAATTTGAAATATGGGATACTGCGGGACAGGAGCGGTACCACAGTCTGGCACCAATGTATTACCGAGGAGCACAAGCTGCGATAGTGGTGTATGATATCACCAAtcag GAGACATTCGCTAGAGCCAAGACATGGGTTAAGGAGCTGCAGAGACAAGCCAGTCCCAACATTGTCATTGCCTTGGCCGGTAACAAGGCCGACCTCACAAACAAACGCATGGTCGAGTATGAA GAAGCCCAAGCGTATGCAGATGACAACAGTCTGCTGTTTATGGAAACCTCGGCCAAGACTGCGATGAATGTCAATGACCTGTTCCTTGCTATAG ccaaGAAATTGCCAAAAAATGAGCCTCAGAATACTGGTGGGGCCAGCGGACGGAACCGAGGAGTAGATCTTCATGAGCAGTCACAGCAGAATAAGAGCCAGTGTTGCAGCAACTAA
- the SUOX gene encoding sulfite oxidase, mitochondrial yields the protein MRLYGITSQALRNLSKTQRLQRPALGLWSRICTTEDDHGRKHSTETGPSPRVRRSTWKWGLTTTGALLGLGTVLIYEAQRRRVAHAESLKIPVPQTFPQYTQADVKQHASLADRVWVTYAGEVFDITDFVELHPGGSRILLAAGGALEPFWALYGVHKSEHVLEILQQYKVGELTGEEAGEVDAADPYSSDPSRHPVLKVNSLKPFNAEPPPEILTDSFVTPVDLFFKRNHLPVPVINTDEYRLIIETPSGTEGSKPLQLSLNDLKTKFPRHEVTATLQCAGNRRSEMNAVKPVKGLDWGIAAISTARWAGVRLRDVLVEAGYTESMTNAQHVQFEGLDRDLTGTGYGASITFEHAMRKENDVLLAYEMNGEDLPRDHGFPLRVIVPGVVGARNVKWLGRIVVSEEESLSHWQQNDYKSFSPSVDWDTVDFSTSPAIQDLPIQSAITEPRPGQKVTLDSDGKLSVKGYAWSGGGREVVRVDVSLDEGKTWKVAELTGTAQKAGHAWAWKLWQLSVPLPDDCKHITIICKAVDSSYNAQPDTVAPIWNVRGVISNAWHRVQVSVDTD from the exons ATGAGGCTATATGGGATTACGTCACAGGCTCTTCGTAACCTGAGCAAAACTCAAAG GTTACAGAGACCTGCATTAGGTTTGTGGTCACGCATTTGTACCACGGAGGATGATCATGGCCGGAAGCACAGCACAGAGACTGGACCCAGCCCAAGGGTCAGACGGAGCACTTGGAAATGGGGACTTACAACAACAGGGGCTCTGCTGGGATTAGGAACAGTCCTGATTTATGAGGCGCAAAGGAGACGG GTGGCCCATGCAGAGTCTTTGAAGATTCCTGTTCCTCAAACATTTCCCCAGTACACACAGGCAGATGTGAAGCAGCATGCTAGCTTAGCTGACAGAGTGTGGGTGACCTATGCAGGAGAGGTGTTCGATATCACAGACTTTGTGGAATTGCATCCTGGCGGCAGTCGGATATTACTTGCTGCCGGCGGAGCCCTTGAACCTTTCTGGGCCTTGTATGGTGTACACAAGAGTGAGCATGTCTTGGAAATATTGCAACAATATAAGGTGGGAGAACTCACCGGTGAGGAAGCAGGGGAAGTGGATGCTGCTGACCCATACTCAAGTGATCCTTCTCGACATCCTGTCTTAAAAGTCAATAGCCTGAAGCCTTTTAATGCAGAGCCCCCTCCTGAGATTTTGACCGATAGTTTTGTTACCCCAGTTGACCTTTTCTTCAAAAGGAACCACTTACCTGTGCCAGTTATCAATACTGATGAGTACCGGCTAATAATAGAAACACCCAGTGGAACAGAGGGGAGCAAGCCACTTCAACTTTCCCTAAATGATCTAAAGACTAAATTTCCCCGACATGAGGTTACTGCCACCCTGCAGTGTGCTGGGAACCGACGCTCTGAAATGAATGCTGTGAAGCCAGTGAAAGGATTGGACTGGGGCATTGCCGCGATCAGTACTGCTCGCTGGGCAGGAGTACGTCTGAGGGATGTCCTGGTGGAGGCTGGCTATACAGAAAGCATGACTAATGCACAACATGTTCAATTTGAAGGCCTGGATCGTGACTTGACGGGCACAGGCTACGGTGCCTCTATTACTTTTGAGCATGCAATGAGGAAAGAAAACGATGTTTTGCTTGCCTATGAAATGAATGGAGAAGATCTGCCACGAGATCATGGATTTCCATTGAGGGTAATAGTACCAGGTGTGGTGGGTGCTCGCAATGTGAAATGGCTTGGAAGAATTGTGGTTAGTGAGGAAGAGAGTCTTAGTCACTGGCAACAGAATGATTACAAAAGCTTCAGCCCATCGGTAGACTGGGACACGGTGGACTTCTCCACCTCACCAGCCATACAGGACCTCCCAATACAGTCTGCCATCACAGAGCCACGACCGGGGCAGAAGGTCACCCTTGATTCTGATGGAAAACTGTCTGTGAAGGGATATGCTTGGAGTGGTGGTGGTAGGGAGGTTGTGCGAGTTGATGTGTCTCTTGATGAGGGAAAAACATGGAAGGTAGCAGAATTAACTGGCACTGCGCAGAAAGCTGGTCATGCCTGGGCATGGAAACTGTGGCAGCTGAGTGTCCCGCTGCCTGACGATTGCAAACATATTACAATCATCTGCAAGGCTGTGGATAGCAGTTACAATGCGCAGCCTGATACCGTAGCTCCAATATGGAACGTGCGTGGTGTTATAAGCAATGCGTGGCACCGAGTACAGGTCTCTGTGGATACTGACTAA